The genomic interval TGAAGAATCATCTAAAATATGGGAAGATATTTTAGTCTCTGATAACGTTTATTTTGCTTTAAAGCAGATGTTAGATACAGAGTTTTTAGCTAAGTTTTTCCCTGATTTTGGAGTTGTATCTGATTTTGTTCAGTTTGATGCCTATCATATTTATCCTACAGGAGCTCATAGTGTAAAAACAGTAGATTTTATAGTTAAAGTAAAAGAAGATAATTTATGGAGTGAATTGATAGGGGAATATTCTAATGATATTTCCTTAAGATGGGCTGCATTGTTTCACGATATAGGAAAAATTGGTCCAAATCATTCCTTGATAGGTGCACAGTTGGCTAAAAAAATTTTAACTAAGCTTAATTTAGAAAACAATATTATAGATATAGTTTGTTTTTTAATTGAAAATCATTTGTTATTAGTAAAGACAGCAACCAGACAAGATTTAGAAGATGAATCTGTGATTGTAAATCTTGCGAGTAAAATAGAAAGCTCAAAAAAGCTTGGTCTTCTTACTTTGCTTTCTTATGCAGATGCTAAGGCTACTGGACCAAAGGCGTGGAATCCTTGGGTAGAGAGCTTGTTAAGAGAAGTGTTTTTTAAAGTGAAAAAGGTTTTAGAACAAGGAGTCTTGGCAGAGCCTCATTTGGTACATAGATTGGCTAGCACACGGGATAAGTTAAGAGAGCTGGGAAAGAAAAGGTTTTCTTTGGATTTTTTAGAATCTACTTTAGATAGTTTACCTGCTCGCTATCTTTTGCATCATTTGCCACAAGAAATTTACAAGCACATTGAGCTTATTTTTGAAAAAAAAGACAAACAAAAAAGAATAGTGTTTCAAGCAAAACCTGATAAAAAAACTAATTTATGGGAAATAATAATTGTTGGAGATGATTTTCGTGGTGTGTTTATGAAGATCGTAGGTGTTTTAACTATGTCTGGATTAAATATATTTAGCGCTGATTTAAATTCTTTAAAGAATGGATTATTTATAGATATATTTAGAGTTTCAAATCCCCCAGATCCTCTTTTTGTAGATGAATTTTGGGAGAAAGTTGAATCTCGTTTAGATTTTGTTTTTAGTAATAAGTTGGATGTAGATAAAGAAATGAGTTCTATGCATGAATTTTTTACAAAAAATGATATAGAGATAAAGGTTTCCGTTGATAATAATAAGTCTGATTTTTATACAGTGATTGAGGTAATAGCTGATGACAAACCAGGATTTTTATACAAAATTGCTAAAACACTTCTAAATTTAGATTTGGATGTATTGTTTGCTAGAGTTGCTACATATAAAGATAAAGTAGTAGATGTTTTTTATGTGTTGGATAAAGAAAAAGAGAAAATAGTAGATCCTTTAAAAATAGAAGAAATTGAATTTTGTCTAAAATCTAGTTTTTAATTGACTAGTGTTTTGTTTAATTGTTGGATTTTTTTTAGTGTTTCCCAAAAGTCAGGAATTTCTGGCTTTAACGATACACTATGTCTGGCAAGACTTTCTGCTATTTTAAGGTTTTTATTTTCTTGAAGATAGACTTTGGCTAATAAGTTTAATGCCCACGCATCGTTAGAATTTTTTAACAAGGCAGAATGTAAATATTCTATAGCTTTTGAGTTTTTATTTTGTTGAAAGTAGAGATTAGCTAAAAAGGTATCTGGTTGCGAGTTTGTAGGGAGAAGGTTTTGAGCTTTTAAATAGTATTGTTTAGCTTTAGACCAATTATGTTGTTTTTCTAAATTAAGTCCTAGCCATAGATAAGCATAACCTTTATAGTGTGGTGTTACACATTTTAAATAACAAGAAGCTGCTTGTTGATGTTCCCCAAGTTTATCAAGAGTTCTTCCTAAATTATAAAGAGCTGGTTCATTTTTAGGGTCTATATTGAGTGTTTTTATAAACATTTCCTTAGCGGTGTGTAGTTCTCCAAGGCTGGCATAAATTACACCCAAGGAATTTAAAGCCAAGACATTTTTAGGGTCTAGTAATAAAGCGTTTTGATACTCAGAAATAGCTTCATAAAAATTTTTTAGTTTAAAGAGCTTATCCGCACTGATTGTTAAGGTAGTGGAATCAAATAGAGCTAAAAAGGGACGTTTGCTAAAATAATGGGCATGCTCAAGTGCTTTTTGAGCATTTAGATAAAGGTCTGTAAGTTTGAATTGGGCTAAAGGAAGATAAGCAATCCCTATATATAGATGTTTTTTAGATTGTTCCCAAAAATGCTTCTCTAGTTTTAAACATTGTTTTTTTATTTTTTCTGGCAATGTTGTTAAAATTAATCCAAAAGTGGAGAAAGATATTTCTTGGATATAAGAAGGTCGCAGAATTGATTTTATTTTTTCTTCAAGATCTAGGTTTAAACTTTGTTCAGAGTGCTTTATAAGTACTAAACCAATTTGTTTTTTTTGGTTATAGAGTTCTTGGGCTTTTTTTAAAAGTTCGTGTTCAGGCCAGATTGTGGGGTTTGAAATTTCTAAGTCAGGTTGGGAACTAAGTTTTAACCTATCGTGAATACTTGGGGTAAGATAAGGGGCATTAGGCAAGATTAATTTGCCTTCGCTAGATCTATTATAGGTTTTGTCTATAATGATTTCTCCTTTTATCTTGGAATCAAGCTGAGAATTACTTAAAATTAAAAAACGCTTGCCTTTAGTCACCCCGCTAGTAGAACCAATATCTATTTTTACTCTATTTAGAGGAAGTAGAGCAGTAATTTTCCCTCCACACTGGATGACTTTGGGGTAAGTAAAAGGTTCATTAAAAATTTCACTTTTTTGAAGAGCAAGAAGAGTTTTTTGTTGGAGATCAAAAAAGAGGTATTTTGCATCTTCTTTTAGGTCTTTTATTTTAAGATGATGGGGAAAAGAAGTCATTGCTAGGGCAAATTGGGTTGAAAGGGGTTGTTTAGAAATAGGATGACTGAAATTAAAAGTATTAACCGATTCCCATAAGTTTTTTAAAAAAAGTTTAGATTTTTTAGAGGATAAATTAGTTAAAGTAATGGCCAAAGTGTTTATAGAGTAGGTAAAAATAGACCATGGAGAGCATTTTTGTTTTAAAAGAGAGATAAGTTGGTTAAATATGTATGTATAGAGGCTAGGAGATATTTTATCTGGTTTTACTAGCTTTAATAAAATAAGATCAAAGGAAGAATAAAAATTATCATTTAAAGATGTTGGATTAAACACATCTAAACTAGTTATAGCTGAAATAATTTTTTGGGAAAACATTTTTAGATAATTGTAATTATAAATATTTAATTCTTTATCTAAAAAGGACATTTTATAAAGGGCAAGTTTTTCTAATATAAGGTGGATAAGATGTGGCAAGGCTGTTTTTAAGCCTTTTATTTTATGAGGGGAATATTTTTTTAAAACAAGCATTCCTAAAAATTTTTGTTTATATTCTAGTGCAATATGGATTCTATCTTGCTCAAAAAAGATAATTTTATTTTTAAAGAAGCTCGGTTTAACATTGGGGAAAAATATATGCATTTCTGAAAATTTTAAAAATTGATTTAGTGATTGCTTTAATATTTTTTGAAAAGTTAGAATATCTTTGGAAGTCAAATCAGGAGGGGAAGGTAACAATACTATCATATTTAAGTCCTTTTATTTTTTAGAAACTTTATTATATACTGGCCGATAGTAGAAGTAGCTTTTTTTTCTCCAAGAATTTTTTTAATTTGTTTAGTTTTTAAAGAGATATGTTGATATTGCTCTGGTTGTAACATTTGTAAAACAGCTTGACTTAAATTTTCAGGAGTAGCTTGGTGTTGAATGAATTCTGGAAATATTTTTTCTTTTAAAATTAAATTGGGCATTCCAATAGCAGGGACTTTAACCAATAGTTTTCCTATTTGAAAAGTTAGGGGAGATAATTTGTAGGCAATTACTGTTGGCAACTCCATAAGAGCGCATTCTAAGGTAACTGTG from Desulfonauticus submarinus carries:
- the glnD gene encoding [protein-PII] uridylyltransferase gives rise to the protein MKGKEINNLSSLKRILSPRFLTQISGRKFAHLFSFATDCYFKDKYNDLNLNTKGISLVALGGYGRAELCVHSDIDILLLIHDNNLLELEKIAHNLFVPLWDMGFEVGHSVWTISNCLALAKENFEVLASLLDARFIVGDKNLFKDFQLSLAKVLNPELKKRFIHWLQENRIKRGDRFGSASSQIEPHLKESLGGLRDYHYLKWVAKVWFSLSQIEDLVREGLISHPEYEELQESVDFIFLVRNQLHFLSKRRNDILHFEIQPTIAQQIGFEDKNGKFAVENFLSILHKKMSVLEVLCNLFYKTHFTEINNFNYLLQEEEIDVSLGICLRNGTLDFEDTKYILSNNLILLEIFKYSAMYNIPISWESRRIINELVSLLRDSLYKNEESSKIWEDILVSDNVYFALKQMLDTEFLAKFFPDFGVVSDFVQFDAYHIYPTGAHSVKTVDFIVKVKEDNLWSELIGEYSNDISLRWAALFHDIGKIGPNHSLIGAQLAKKILTKLNLENNIIDIVCFLIENHLLLVKTATRQDLEDESVIVNLASKIESSKKLGLLTLLSYADAKATGPKAWNPWVESLLREVFFKVKKVLEQGVLAEPHLVHRLASTRDKLRELGKKRFSLDFLESTLDSLPARYLLHHLPQEIYKHIELIFEKKDKQKRIVFQAKPDKKTNLWEIIIVGDDFRGVFMKIVGVLTMSGLNIFSADLNSLKNGLFIDIFRVSNPPDPLFVDEFWEKVESRLDFVFSNKLDVDKEMSSMHEFFTKNDIEIKVSVDNNKSDFYTVIEVIADDKPGFLYKIAKTLLNLDLDVLFARVATYKDKVVDVFYVLDKEKEKIVDPLKIEEIEFCLKSSF
- a CDS encoding tetratricopeptide repeat protein produces the protein MIVLLPSPPDLTSKDILTFQKILKQSLNQFLKFSEMHIFFPNVKPSFFKNKIIFFEQDRIHIALEYKQKFLGMLVLKKYSPHKIKGLKTALPHLIHLILEKLALYKMSFLDKELNIYNYNYLKMFSQKIISAITSLDVFNPTSLNDNFYSSFDLILLKLVKPDKISPSLYTYIFNQLISLLKQKCSPWSIFTYSINTLAITLTNLSSKKSKLFLKNLWESVNTFNFSHPISKQPLSTQFALAMTSFPHHLKIKDLKEDAKYLFFDLQQKTLLALQKSEIFNEPFTYPKVIQCGGKITALLPLNRVKIDIGSTSGVTKGKRFLILSNSQLDSKIKGEIIIDKTYNRSSEGKLILPNAPYLTPSIHDRLKLSSQPDLEISNPTIWPEHELLKKAQELYNQKKQIGLVLIKHSEQSLNLDLEEKIKSILRPSYIQEISFSTFGLILTTLPEKIKKQCLKLEKHFWEQSKKHLYIGIAYLPLAQFKLTDLYLNAQKALEHAHYFSKRPFLALFDSTTLTISADKLFKLKNFYEAISEYQNALLLDPKNVLALNSLGVIYASLGELHTAKEMFIKTLNIDPKNEPALYNLGRTLDKLGEHQQAASCYLKCVTPHYKGYAYLWLGLNLEKQHNWSKAKQYYLKAQNLLPTNSQPDTFLANLYFQQNKNSKAIEYLHSALLKNSNDAWALNLLAKVYLQENKNLKIAESLARHSVSLKPEIPDFWETLKKIQQLNKTLVN